In one Saccharibacillus brassicae genomic region, the following are encoded:
- a CDS encoding daptide-type RiPP codes for MNEQQALDLELLENVEAPGNARDFVTGVAAGVGVVAAGAALVAFT; via the coding sequence ATGAACGAACAACAAGCACTGGATCTGGAACTGCTGGAAAACGTGGAAGCGCCGGGCAATGCGAGAGATTTCGTAACAGGCGTAGCAGCCGGAGTCGGCGTAGTCGCAGCCGGTGCCGCATTGGTTGCCTTCACGTAA
- the mpaM gene encoding daptide-type RiPP biosynthesis methyltransferase gives MYFGIFKELRSLNLPHSHDMDLYEGYYSEFYEALTDRTEYDIELLAEQAERVRGQGRILELACGAGRVLIQLARRGHSTLGLDLSPDMLALYRRKSVRLPENVRGRIEVGQADMTSFVQAEKFPLIVLSATSVSLLPDMASVERMLETVYAHLEEGGRFVFDYVYENSEHNREMRDGKVDGVTIDLGPDHKQFVLMGEHEEHDSRKAVMNFYAEVVQGGSTRRYFGSTSKSFFPEAQILDCVNRSSLKLIETHTYPADQAPVRCLVLEKGKVS, from the coding sequence ATGTATTTCGGAATTTTCAAAGAGCTGCGCAGCCTGAACCTGCCGCACAGTCATGATATGGACTTGTATGAAGGTTATTACTCGGAGTTCTACGAAGCGTTGACGGATCGGACCGAGTACGACATTGAATTGCTGGCCGAGCAAGCCGAACGGGTTCGCGGTCAAGGACGGATTTTGGAGCTGGCTTGCGGTGCCGGACGCGTGTTGATCCAACTGGCCCGGCGCGGACATTCGACGCTCGGCTTGGATCTGTCGCCGGATATGCTGGCCTTGTACCGCCGGAAAAGCGTTAGGCTGCCGGAAAATGTTCGTGGCCGTATCGAAGTCGGACAAGCGGACATGACTTCGTTCGTACAAGCAGAAAAGTTTCCGCTGATCGTGTTGTCGGCCACAAGCGTCAGCCTGCTGCCGGATATGGCTTCGGTAGAAAGAATGCTGGAAACGGTATACGCGCATCTGGAGGAAGGCGGGCGTTTCGTGTTCGACTATGTCTACGAGAACAGCGAGCACAACCGCGAAATGCGCGACGGCAAAGTGGACGGCGTTACGATCGATCTCGGTCCCGATCATAAGCAATTCGTATTGATGGGCGAGCACGAAGAGCACGACTCGCGCAAAGCCGTTATGAACTTTTACGCGGAAGTGGTACAAGGCGGAAGCACGCGCCGTTACTTCGGCTCCACGTCCAAAAGCTTTTTCCCGGAAGCGCAAATTCTGGACTGCGTGAATCGATCTTCCTTGAAGCTGATCGAGACGCATACTTATCCCGCGGATCAGGCCCCTGTGCGCTGCCTTGTGCTTGAGAAAGGAAAGGTGAGCTGA
- a CDS encoding SDR family NAD(P)-dependent oxidoreductase — translation MNRDEAQMLSKPTEDARDRLLSAKGDQLVQSHRNLAGKRVLVTGAGRGIGAKVAESFAREGAAIVMTEIPTEMERLEAVAQELGKSYGQETKSLMLDIRSGESIAECAAALKQDGLAIDYLVNNAGVNMLVPALEVTPQQWDLIADVNLKGTFFLTQQIAKSMVKRRSGSIVMLASQHGVVANENRAPYCASKAGLIHLTKALALEWAKYGIRVNAVSPTFVATEANREHVEDPRFRRMSLPKIPLRKLAVPSDIAEAVLFLASDQAGMITGHNLIVDGGWTVA, via the coding sequence ATGAACCGGGATGAGGCACAAATGCTGTCGAAACCGACCGAAGATGCAAGGGATCGGTTATTATCCGCTAAAGGCGATCAGCTTGTTCAAAGCCATAGAAACCTGGCCGGAAAAAGGGTTCTTGTAACAGGTGCGGGAAGAGGAATCGGAGCCAAGGTAGCTGAAAGCTTCGCCAGAGAAGGAGCGGCGATCGTCATGACCGAAATTCCGACCGAAATGGAACGGCTGGAAGCGGTGGCTCAAGAGTTGGGAAAATCGTACGGACAAGAAACCAAAAGCCTGATGCTTGATATTCGCAGCGGCGAATCGATAGCAGAGTGCGCAGCCGCGCTCAAGCAGGACGGACTGGCGATCGACTATTTGGTTAACAATGCCGGCGTCAACATGCTCGTGCCGGCATTGGAGGTTACGCCGCAGCAATGGGATCTGATCGCGGACGTCAACTTGAAAGGTACGTTTTTCCTGACCCAACAGATTGCCAAAAGCATGGTGAAACGAAGAAGCGGCTCGATCGTCATGCTTGCTTCCCAACACGGCGTGGTGGCCAACGAGAATCGCGCGCCGTATTGCGCCAGCAAAGCGGGATTGATTCATCTCACCAAAGCTTTGGCGCTGGAATGGGCCAAGTACGGAATTCGCGTCAATGCGGTTTCGCCGACTTTCGTCGCTACCGAAGCCAATCGCGAACATGTGGAAGATCCGAGATTCCGCCGAATGAGCCTGCCGAAAATTCCGCTGCGCAAACTTGCCGTACCTTCGGATATTGCGGAAGCCGTGCTGTTTTTGGCTTCGGATCAAGCGGGTATGATCACCGGACATAATCTGATTGTGGACGGCGGCTGGACGGTCGCCTAA
- a CDS encoding TOMM precursor leader peptide-binding protein: MGEYWILHAEEDRAKAEKIGGMLQIAGLPVRWTESPDEVREVPELVIAIGSEERLLAWNEIAHRQGFNWLPVRFNRLGGSLGPLVIPGVTACRECLKQRMASLSSPEFPEAGAGFELSWQIFAGIVALEVAKWSSRHKSSFAPLTLGHLLEFDAFHIEGELSAVHRVPTCSVCGVRRSASLAAQPWTEAAVLA, from the coding sequence ATGGGCGAATATTGGATTCTTCACGCGGAAGAAGACCGGGCGAAAGCCGAGAAGATCGGCGGTATGCTTCAAATCGCCGGACTGCCGGTTCGATGGACGGAGTCCCCAGACGAAGTACGGGAAGTGCCTGAATTGGTGATCGCGATCGGCAGCGAGGAACGACTTTTGGCCTGGAACGAGATCGCGCATCGCCAAGGGTTCAATTGGCTGCCGGTGCGTTTCAATCGCCTTGGAGGCAGTTTGGGTCCGCTGGTCATTCCCGGAGTTACCGCTTGCCGGGAATGCTTGAAGCAGCGCATGGCGTCTTTGTCCAGCCCCGAGTTTCCGGAGGCGGGAGCCGGGTTCGAATTGTCTTGGCAGATTTTTGCCGGCATCGTCGCGCTTGAAGTTGCGAAGTGGTCATCCCGGCACAAAAGCAGCTTCGCGCCGTTGACGCTCGGGCATCTGTTGGAATTCGATGCGTTCCATATCGAAGGCGAGTTGTCGGCGGTACATCGCGTTCCGACCTGCAGCGTATGCGGCGTGCGTCGATCGGCTTCGCTGGCCGCGCAGCCGTGGACGGAAGCGGCGGTGCTCGCATGA
- a CDS encoding polyprenyl synthetase family protein yields MNWNEAIKQTLMQGIEQGFNQAELREMAAECAAYKLSEKALFGNLTMLHYQMYGGEGDGILQAAAAVEALVLSLDMIDDLQDGDNEVAPWSKFRSDLTLNIALGFSFLAQQMLLQAPFPSERKYEAAALLNAQLLTTVSGQMIDLLNAVYTEEQYMEMISGKSASLLVLAVQLGTLLGCGETKTESAEFALQLGIAAQIKNDIKDITNHEGKNDFWNRKRTLPVLMLLNYLEGEDHWAKEYFEGKLSYDEVQTKAAEFEEALEQSGALAYASVRMRIAYYRCLDVIESLPVQSEFKQILDQTIRV; encoded by the coding sequence TTGAATTGGAATGAAGCGATTAAGCAAACGTTGATGCAAGGGATCGAACAAGGATTCAACCAGGCCGAACTTCGGGAAATGGCAGCGGAATGCGCGGCGTACAAGCTGTCGGAAAAAGCGCTTTTCGGCAATCTTACTATGCTCCACTATCAAATGTACGGCGGAGAGGGTGACGGGATTTTGCAAGCGGCGGCTGCCGTCGAAGCATTGGTACTGTCTTTGGACATGATCGACGATCTGCAGGACGGAGATAATGAAGTGGCTCCGTGGAGCAAATTCCGAAGCGATCTTACCTTGAATATCGCGCTCGGATTTTCGTTTTTGGCTCAGCAGATGCTGCTGCAAGCTCCTTTTCCGTCCGAACGCAAATATGAAGCGGCTGCGCTGCTCAATGCTCAATTGCTTACGACCGTAAGCGGACAAATGATCGATCTTTTGAATGCCGTTTATACGGAAGAACAGTATATGGAGATGATTTCGGGTAAATCGGCTTCCTTGCTTGTACTGGCGGTTCAACTGGGTACGTTGCTCGGTTGCGGGGAAACCAAGACCGAAAGTGCGGAATTTGCTCTTCAACTGGGGATAGCGGCTCAGATCAAGAACGATATCAAAGATATTACGAATCATGAAGGCAAAAATGATTTTTGGAACCGTAAGCGTACGCTTCCGGTTTTGATGCTGCTGAATTATTTGGAAGGTGAAGATCATTGGGCAAAGGAGTATTTTGAAGGGAAATTAAGCTATGATGAAGTCCAAACCAAAGCAGCCGAATTTGAGGAGGCACTTGAACAATCCGGTGCGCTCGCCTATGCTTCGGTAAGAATGCGTATCGCTTATTATCGTTGTCTGGACGTGATCGAATCGTTACCCGTGCAATCTGAATTCAAGCAGATATTGGACCAGACCATTCGCGTGTGA
- the mpaP gene encoding daptide biosynthesis intramembrane metalloprotease → MTQAAEVVEFHETENNSFMIKHKLLNKYIKVGRREADYLKLLISHPEDSERERLYQGELTEKERRYLMEKFEEWGFLQTEAEEMPAKKRDMTLIKLFRFNPNRWLEKNLYIIRILLHPVAVAAYGLLMLGALYMMMSDPDLVNRISLNGIGIKEGLILYLMMIATTAFHEMSHAAVCKKYGGSVPETGVMLFYFGPAMFCDVSSTYLFKKKRHKLAVLFAGIYSQWMMTAISAITFYGLLQAGIEAPLLLYYSIANLGMSLLNLIPLVKLDGYWMLCHSLGIVNLRQKAFRAVFSKILPRSKRKDGMKANAERPFEKRVLLLYGIAAAAFTPLFWGWGIYQLIDRLQPYLGMFAYAAASILLIMLAVHAMKFWRTLRETV, encoded by the coding sequence TTGACTCAAGCAGCAGAAGTTGTTGAATTTCATGAGACTGAAAATAATTCTTTTATGATTAAACATAAATTGTTGAACAAATACATCAAAGTAGGCCGACGGGAAGCGGATTATCTGAAGCTGCTGATCAGCCATCCGGAAGACAGCGAACGAGAGCGTCTTTATCAAGGCGAATTAACGGAAAAAGAGCGGCGGTATTTGATGGAAAAGTTCGAGGAATGGGGATTTCTTCAAACGGAAGCCGAAGAAATGCCGGCGAAAAAACGGGATATGACGCTGATCAAGCTTTTCCGCTTCAATCCGAACCGCTGGTTGGAAAAAAATCTTTATATCATTCGAATCCTGCTGCATCCGGTAGCGGTTGCTGCCTACGGACTGCTGATGCTCGGAGCGCTCTATATGATGATGTCCGATCCCGATTTGGTCAACCGTATTTCTCTGAACGGAATCGGAATCAAAGAAGGGTTGATCCTGTATCTGATGATGATCGCAACGACGGCTTTTCACGAGATGTCCCATGCCGCCGTATGCAAAAAGTACGGAGGAAGCGTTCCTGAAACCGGCGTGATGCTGTTTTATTTCGGGCCTGCCATGTTCTGCGACGTCAGCTCGACCTATTTGTTCAAAAAGAAGCGTCATAAATTGGCTGTTCTGTTCGCCGGCATTTACAGCCAGTGGATGATGACCGCTATATCGGCTATCACGTTCTATGGTTTGCTGCAAGCCGGAATCGAAGCGCCTCTGTTGCTGTACTACTCTATCGCCAACTTGGGGATGAGTTTGCTCAATCTGATTCCTCTGGTAAAGCTCGACGGTTATTGGATGCTCTGCCATTCGCTCGGCATCGTCAATTTGAGGCAAAAAGCATTCCGTGCCGTGTTCAGCAAAATCCTGCCCCGTTCGAAGCGGAAAGACGGCATGAAAGCTAATGCGGAACGACCTTTCGAGAAAAGAGTACTGCTGCTTTACGGCATTGCCGCCGCAGCTTTTACTCCGCTCTTCTGGGGCTGGGGCATCTATCAGCTGATTGATCGGTTGCAGCCTTATCTCGGAATGTTCGCCTACGCCGCGGCATCGATCTTGCTGATCATGTTGGCCGTGCATGCGATGAAGTTCTGGAGAACGCTTAGAGAAACCGTTTAA
- the mpaD gene encoding daptide-type RiPP biosynthesis aminotransferase — protein MSTMQNVQRAVYPLIHPLKNVQLGESFTSLLEGSGIYVRDENGKPYIDGISGLWNVSLGYGHSGIRQAIIEQLDRIPFVNLVDQTNPTTVKFAQELLALTPERLSRAIYTCTGSESAELAIKLIRKYQSLRGLEQKQNIVALSISYHGTYYGAMSASGIDREISQGYGPKVPGFLFHDTPLSSLGRGSEDEELRAIEELFEREGDRIAGMIVEPIIGSGGTIPLPDSFLRKIRELCDLHGALLAFDEVATGMGRTGRMFAFEYSGAVPDILCLSKGINSGYLPLGAVLFSEAIYREFAVANLHIEHLSTQNGNPIACSAGLATIEALNQPGMLEHVSEMGELLRELLNEELADCPVFLETRGKGLMTGVALQDDLVGGVCMEAERLSALVNRLKQRGLIVYPFYTPGVTTGFHLYPPFVISAQEVSKIVAIIKKTLGGR, from the coding sequence ATGTCTACGATGCAAAATGTGCAAAGGGCGGTCTATCCGCTGATCCACCCGCTAAAAAACGTTCAGCTGGGCGAATCGTTCACTTCTCTGCTTGAAGGATCGGGCATCTATGTTCGGGACGAGAACGGAAAGCCTTATATTGACGGAATCAGCGGCCTATGGAATGTATCGCTCGGGTACGGACATTCCGGCATTCGGCAGGCGATCATCGAACAACTCGACCGGATTCCGTTCGTGAACCTGGTCGATCAGACCAATCCGACCACGGTCAAATTCGCGCAAGAGCTGTTGGCACTGACGCCGGAGCGTCTGTCCCGGGCGATTTACACCTGCACCGGTTCGGAATCGGCCGAGTTGGCGATCAAGCTGATACGCAAATACCAGAGCCTGCGTGGTCTGGAGCAAAAGCAGAATATCGTGGCGCTGAGCATTTCCTACCACGGCACATATTACGGAGCGATGAGCGCAAGCGGGATCGATAGGGAGATTTCCCAGGGCTACGGTCCGAAAGTACCGGGCTTCCTGTTCCACGATACGCCGCTTAGCAGCCTGGGACGAGGCAGCGAAGACGAAGAACTGCGTGCGATTGAAGAGTTGTTTGAACGTGAAGGAGACCGTATTGCCGGAATGATTGTTGAGCCGATTATCGGCTCGGGCGGAACAATTCCTCTGCCGGATTCGTTTTTGCGAAAAATTCGGGAACTGTGCGACTTGCATGGCGCACTCCTTGCTTTTGACGAAGTAGCCACGGGAATGGGCAGAACAGGCCGAATGTTCGCATTCGAATACAGCGGTGCCGTACCGGATATCCTTTGTTTATCCAAAGGCATTAACAGCGGATATTTGCCGCTTGGAGCAGTTCTGTTCAGTGAAGCGATCTACCGTGAATTCGCGGTTGCCAATCTGCATATTGAGCATTTGTCCACACAAAATGGCAATCCTATTGCCTGCTCAGCTGGATTGGCGACGATCGAAGCCTTAAACCAACCGGGCATGCTGGAGCATGTTTCCGAGATGGGAGAATTGCTGCGCGAACTTTTGAACGAAGAGCTTGCGGATTGCCCGGTCTTTTTGGAAACACGCGGCAAAGGCTTGATGACAGGGGTTGCACTGCAAGATGATCTGGTGGGCGGCGTTTGCATGGAGGCCGAGCGTCTTTCCGCCCTGGTCAACCGGCTGAAGCAGCGGGGATTAATCGTGTATCCGTTCTACACGCCGGGCGTCACAACAGGATTCCATCTCTATCCTCCATTCGTCATTTCCGCTCAGGAAGTATCGAAGATCGTCGCTATTATCAAAAAAACGCTGGGAGGCAGGTGA
- the comX gene encoding competence pheromone ComX has product MLKEAIAMLMQNKNAWVEFQSGQLQFVGLGAMEQRALKEVFQEGKNDKVLKNASLAAWGVV; this is encoded by the coding sequence ATGTTGAAAGAAGCGATAGCGATGCTTATGCAAAACAAGAATGCTTGGGTCGAATTCCAATCGGGACAACTACAGTTTGTCGGGCTTGGAGCAATGGAGCAGCGGGCATTGAAAGAAGTGTTCCAAGAAGGCAAAAACGACAAGGTCTTAAAAAACGCCAGCCTAGCAGCTTGGGGAGTCGTATAG
- a CDS encoding daptide-type RiPP, with protein MNEQQAVDLELLENVEAPGNAQDFITGVATGVGVVAAGAALVAFT; from the coding sequence ATGAACGAACAGCAAGCGGTGGATCTGGAACTGTTGGAAAACGTGGAAGCACCGGGTAACGCCCAGGACTTCATTACAGGGGTAGCGACAGGCGTAGGCGTAGTTGCGGCAGGAGCGGCACTGGTTGCTTTTACTTGA
- a CDS encoding daptide-type RiPP: MENMLNVQLEELEEVAAPGDGAFIGGVVVGVIVGGGLIAFT, from the coding sequence ATGGAAAACATGCTGAATGTACAACTGGAAGAACTGGAAGAAGTAGCGGCACCGGGAGACGGAGCGTTTATCGGCGGAGTAGTTGTCGGTGTTATTGTCGGCGGCGGTCTGATCGCTTTCACGTAA
- a CDS encoding YcaO-like family protein: MSRQLIRRSSSVGANAGVPKALAATLGGRGGIVKGLINVNSDAEDPELFLSLAIPGNPKSFVPGQEGLIDFFASGMGRTPEEANTSAVAEAVERYCASYVQPDRTIFASWQELGANALHPSELPLFTKEQHAKSGFPYRPFTEDSRIGWFEAYSLTRRRNVYVPAALTWDSYRPIAPNEDAICFGLMTGSAAGSTLEQAMLGGLLEIIERDSFMIMWYNRLQMPGIDLNGSALLEPFGALMDKRRFRLDLVDTTSDIGVPSVFGLLHTRDGKVSFGGAARSTLEEAAAKTLMEISQLYMGNKAQIYASGLPELQADQIVDYGLRLPYYEQPNAMRELDFACGAPKTRKLAANPIDVKMSNAEQLKQVLDRLAARGLEAICADITTEDARALGLHVVKMIVPGSVQLPRSEHERLVGSRRIFDVPVEMGYRTFPIAPTDLNAAPHPFP; the protein is encoded by the coding sequence ATGAGCCGTCAACTGATTCGCAGATCTTCGTCCGTCGGAGCGAATGCCGGCGTGCCGAAAGCATTGGCCGCAACGCTAGGCGGTCGGGGCGGGATCGTGAAAGGCTTGATAAATGTGAATTCCGACGCGGAAGATCCCGAGCTTTTTTTGAGTCTGGCCATTCCGGGCAATCCCAAAAGCTTCGTTCCGGGCCAGGAAGGGTTGATCGACTTTTTTGCGAGCGGCATGGGACGCACGCCGGAAGAAGCAAATACATCTGCTGTTGCGGAAGCGGTCGAACGCTATTGCGCGTCTTACGTGCAGCCCGACCGGACGATCTTCGCTTCGTGGCAGGAGTTGGGTGCCAACGCGCTGCACCCGAGCGAACTTCCGCTGTTCACGAAAGAGCAGCACGCCAAGTCGGGGTTTCCGTACCGTCCGTTCACGGAGGACAGCCGTATAGGATGGTTCGAGGCTTACAGCCTGACCCGAAGAAGGAACGTATACGTTCCGGCTGCGCTGACCTGGGACTCTTACCGGCCGATCGCTCCGAACGAAGACGCGATTTGCTTCGGTCTTATGACGGGCTCTGCGGCCGGCTCGACCTTGGAACAAGCCATGCTCGGCGGGCTGCTGGAAATCATCGAACGGGATTCGTTCATGATCATGTGGTATAACCGTTTGCAGATGCCGGGTATCGACTTGAACGGCTCCGCGCTGTTGGAACCGTTCGGAGCGCTGATGGACAAGCGGCGTTTCCGGCTTGATTTGGTGGATACGACTTCGGATATCGGCGTGCCTTCCGTCTTCGGCCTGCTGCATACCCGCGACGGAAAAGTCTCGTTCGGCGGTGCGGCCCGCAGTACGCTTGAGGAGGCCGCCGCCAAGACGCTGATGGAGATCAGCCAGCTGTATATGGGCAACAAAGCGCAGATTTACGCCTCGGGACTTCCCGAGCTGCAAGCGGATCAGATCGTCGATTACGGTCTGCGGCTGCCTTATTACGAGCAGCCCAATGCGATGCGCGAGCTTGATTTCGCCTGCGGGGCACCCAAAACGCGAAAGCTCGCCGCGAACCCGATCGACGTCAAAATGTCCAATGCCGAGCAGTTGAAGCAGGTGCTTGATCGGCTTGCGGCACGCGGACTGGAAGCGATCTGCGCGGACATTACGACCGAAGACGCGAGAGCGCTCGGGCTGCATGTCGTCAAAATGATCGTACCCGGAAGCGTGCAGCTTCCGCGAAGCGAGCATGAACGCCTGGTCGGAAGCCGCCGCATTTTCGATGTTCCGGTCGAGATGGGGTACCGCACGTTCCCGATCGCGCCGACGGACTTGAATGCGGCGCCGCACCCTTTTCCCTGA
- a CDS encoding daptide-type RiPP: MENMLNVQLEELEEVAAPGDGAFIGGVVVGVIVGGGLIAFT, from the coding sequence ATGGAAAACATGCTGAATGTACAACTGGAAGAACTGGAAGAAGTAGCGGCACCGGGAGACGGAGCGTTTATCGGCGGAGTAGTTGTAGGCGTCATCGTGGGCGGCGGTCTGATCGCTTTTACGTAA
- a CDS encoding daptide-type RiPP, protein MEQANNLNVEELEMMDTPGWAEIATGFAAGVAVGGVIVALT, encoded by the coding sequence ATGGAACAAGCAAACAATCTGAATGTTGAGGAACTGGAAATGATGGACACGCCGGGTTGGGCAGAGATTGCTACAGGATTCGCGGCAGGCGTAGCGGTGGGCGGCGTAATCGTCGCATTGACGTAA
- a CDS encoding daptide-type RiPP encodes MKELQALDLELLENVEAPGNARDFVTGVAAGVGVVAAGAALVAFT; translated from the coding sequence ATGAAAGAACTGCAAGCACTGGATCTGGAACTGTTGGAAAACGTGGAAGCGCCGGGCAATGCGAGAGATTTCGTAACAGGCGTAGCAGCCGGAGTCGGCGTAGTCGCAGCCGGTGCCGCATTGGTTGCCTTCACGTAA
- a CDS encoding sensor histidine kinase, with translation MLRRWKWPIALFIYIIIVFQYFYTVASSPNIFVDVFRELDGSYHVTSIGEGGWGEKYLEVGNRIAAVNGQDPSENYIVGRYSELERVKSLDIVNTQGESRHYELERPPLSETLQFIGVPLAASVLFLIFAAVLWKYGRLDPSAFMLALFFLFTGAAYIGGYTTHKLEPVGDLLFRFLFLMVPVVFIHFMNMYLKRFNECLLSSKWMIFFYACLSFELALLCIRSFVKLEILAWTSPLFTLFFAIPNVIAIIQLIRKYRKHRKGDLDSLFKLTLITHILAFSPFIVLYSLPLLIGAPIISVGTATAFLLVLPLAYMYMLMTRRIFDVNFVLNRFIYHASVAVLPSAIMALLGMWIVRSEGPSGIGITRMFLIFYLVLVMLLFVKEALDRKLRQGKGGTSLDGNFERFSHNIARVMKRADLERALEQEIKESIRIPALQFFDWDASVNEVSIEKMTTAERREIAEALRRKNEQLVPGSLTMLSRGACLVIGRRGDQAYLLWLDDKADHTRYNPDERNRLITLANYSAIVFENLYLVEGLIGSLEAEMKKHGETPGWVLRLIFNLSENERRRLASDLHDSALQDQIIWLRRLETAIVDYEMSGLLKAELDRIKEGLLDVIHQIRETCNELRPPLLIEMGLEQSLEQLFTEAQMRADYIVDFQANNIGGVLDDEQTLAIYRITQELLRNADKHADASKVEISMFADEEAFYYRYRDDGVGMNEADAADSFSHMGLAGMKERVRSFEGTFDWHSQPGAGMETEIIIPLKPRSDFSYKEAVQ, from the coding sequence ATGTTAAGAAGATGGAAGTGGCCGATTGCCTTATTCATATACATAATTATTGTTTTTCAATATTTTTATACCGTTGCGTCAAGTCCAAACATATTTGTTGACGTATTTCGCGAGCTGGATGGTTCCTATCACGTAACATCGATTGGAGAAGGCGGATGGGGAGAGAAGTACCTCGAAGTCGGTAATCGAATCGCAGCAGTCAATGGTCAAGATCCTTCAGAAAATTATATCGTTGGACGTTACAGCGAGCTTGAAAGGGTTAAATCGCTCGATATCGTGAATACTCAAGGTGAAAGCCGTCATTATGAATTGGAGCGGCCTCCGTTGTCGGAGACGCTTCAATTTATCGGGGTGCCCTTAGCCGCTTCGGTTTTATTTTTAATTTTTGCGGCTGTGCTTTGGAAATACGGACGACTGGACCCTTCCGCTTTTATGCTGGCGCTCTTTTTCCTGTTTACGGGAGCGGCTTATATCGGCGGGTATACGACTCATAAACTCGAGCCTGTCGGCGATTTGTTATTCCGTTTTCTGTTTTTGATGGTTCCCGTTGTTTTTATCCATTTCATGAATATGTATTTGAAAAGATTCAACGAATGCTTATTATCTTCTAAATGGATGATTTTCTTTTATGCTTGCTTAAGTTTTGAGCTTGCCTTACTTTGTATTCGATCATTTGTTAAACTTGAAATTTTGGCTTGGACATCGCCGCTATTCACGCTCTTTTTTGCGATTCCGAACGTCATCGCCATCATTCAACTGATACGAAAATACAGAAAACATCGAAAAGGCGACCTGGACTCCTTGTTCAAACTGACTTTGATCACGCATATTCTGGCTTTTTCGCCGTTTATCGTCTTATACAGCCTCCCTCTGTTAATCGGAGCTCCGATCATTTCCGTCGGAACCGCAACAGCCTTTTTATTGGTACTGCCGCTGGCTTACATGTATATGCTGATGACCCGTCGGATTTTCGACGTAAATTTCGTATTAAACCGATTTATCTATCATGCTTCGGTGGCCGTATTGCCTTCGGCGATCATGGCGCTGCTCGGCATGTGGATCGTTCGCAGCGAAGGCCCCAGCGGAATCGGCATAACGAGGATGTTCCTGATTTTTTATCTGGTGCTGGTCATGTTATTGTTCGTCAAAGAAGCTTTGGACCGCAAACTTCGGCAAGGGAAAGGCGGAACGAGCCTGGATGGGAATTTCGAGCGATTTTCCCACAATATCGCGCGCGTGATGAAGCGGGCCGATTTGGAACGGGCGCTCGAACAGGAGATCAAGGAAAGCATTCGCATCCCTGCGCTGCAATTTTTCGATTGGGACGCTTCGGTGAATGAAGTATCGATCGAAAAAATGACGACTGCGGAACGACGCGAGATTGCCGAAGCGCTCCGACGCAAAAACGAGCAGCTCGTTCCCGGTTCGCTGACGATGCTTTCGCGCGGCGCCTGTCTGGTGATCGGCCGCCGCGGAGATCAAGCATATCTGCTCTGGCTGGACGACAAAGCGGATCATACCCGGTACAACCCCGACGAACGCAATCGACTGATCACGCTCGCCAACTATAGCGCGATCGTGTTCGAGAATCTTTATCTGGTCGAAGGACTGATCGGCAGTCTGGAAGCGGAAATGAAGAAGCATGGCGAGACGCCGGGCTGGGTGCTGCGCCTGATCTTTAATCTTTCGGAGAACGAACGAAGACGGCTTGCTTCCGACCTGCACGACTCCGCGCTTCAGGACCAGATCATTTGGCTGCGCCGCTTGGAGACCGCGATCGTAGATTACGAGATGAGCGGCTTGCTGAAAGCCGAGCTGGATCGGATCAAAGAAGGGTTGTTGGACGTTATTCATCAGATTCGGGAGACTTGCAACGAGCTTCGTCCGCCGCTCTTGATAGAGATGGGACTGGAACAGTCGCTTGAACAGCTGTTCACTGAAGCCCAGATGAGAGCCGATTATATCGTTGATTTTCAGGCCAACAATATAGGCGGTGTCCTCGACGACGAGCAGACGCTGGCGATTTACCGGATTACCCAGGAATTGCTGCGCAATGCGGATAAGCACGCGGATGCTTCGAAAGTGGAAATCTCCATGTTCGCCGACGAAGAAGCATTTTATTATCGCTATCGGGACGACGGGGTGGGCATGAATGAAGCAGACGCGGCGGACTCATTCAGCCATATGGGACTTGCCGGCATGAAAGAAAGAGTCCGAAGCTTCGAAGGAACGTTCGACTGGCATTCGCAACCGGGAGCCGGCATGGAAACGGAGATTATTATCCCGCTTAAGCCGCGTTCTGATTTTTCATATAAGGAGGCCGTTCAATGA